From the genome of Psychrilyobacter atlanticus DSM 19335, one region includes:
- a CDS encoding TIGR00266 family protein: MSADVIDYEIKGEGIQLVEIELDPREGVRAEAGAMTYMEDGIDMQTKNKGGLFGGFKRMITGESFFITTFLNEGNLKSRVGFSAPYPGQIIPIDLKKFNGEFLCQKDSYLCSANGIDIDVAFTKKLGAGFFGGEGFILQKLKGDGMAFIHAGGTIIEKKLAHGETLRVDTGCVVGFESSVDYDIRFVGGFKNAMFGKEGLFLATLQGPGTVYIQSMPISKLAERLSAAVGSNRGQSNSGGDMLAGGIAGGILGSMFGGDND; this comes from the coding sequence ATGTCAGCAGATGTAATAGATTATGAAATTAAAGGTGAAGGAATCCAATTAGTGGAGATAGAGTTAGATCCTAGAGAGGGAGTTAGAGCAGAAGCAGGAGCTATGACTTACATGGAAGATGGGATAGATATGCAGACAAAAAACAAGGGTGGACTCTTTGGTGGTTTTAAGAGGATGATAACTGGAGAAAGTTTCTTCATCACAACATTTTTGAATGAAGGGAATCTAAAATCAAGAGTTGGATTTTCTGCACCATATCCAGGGCAGATAATTCCTATAGATCTAAAAAAATTCAATGGAGAATTTTTATGTCAGAAAGATTCCTATCTATGCTCGGCAAATGGGATAGATATAGATGTAGCTTTCACTAAAAAATTAGGAGCAGGATTCTTTGGAGGAGAGGGATTTATCCTTCAAAAATTGAAAGGAGATGGGATGGCCTTTATCCATGCAGGAGGAACTATAATTGAAAAAAAATTAGCTCATGGAGAAACGCTAAGAGTAGATACAGGGTGTGTTGTAGGATTTGAATCTAGTGTAGATTATGATATTAGATTTGTAGGAGGCTTTAAAAATGCTATGTTCGGAAAGGAAGGGCTATTTTTAGCAACTTTACAGGGGCCAGGGACTGTATATATACAATCTATGCCAATATCAAAATTAGCTGAGAGATTAAGTGCAGCAGTAGGAAGCAACAGAGGACAGAGTAACAGTGGTGGAGATATGCTGGCTGGAGGAATAGCAGGAGGTATATTAGGAAGTATGTTTGGTGGGGACAATGATTAA
- a CDS encoding ABC transporter ATP-binding protein: MNYLNKIYTYTMGYRRVYLLSTLTVLGATIFSLLNPLIIKYTVDIIIQNSDLSNSFFERSMDFFIGKSLLNACILIIFIAIFQGGCTYFKGKLSSIASEGMAKTIKDKLYTQLQNVKYSYFNDTETGDLLQRCTSDVETIRKFLAIQLVEVVNIILMITIIFFTLINLNLKLSIIVLSIVPLMFIFSLYFFIVVKKHFKVSDEAEAKLSTILQENIHGVRVVKAFASEDLEIKKFQRSNKHYSDVTYKLIQLFAYYWPVSSFFSFIQMGLVLFLGIRWAVSGTITIGTVIAFGMYVWQLEFPVRNLGRVLSDFGKAAISFERIEEILDSETDFNGEQDLKKPKIKGKIVFEDVKFSYGDKPILNGVSFNLDSGETLGILGPTGSGKSSLIHLITRLYDYDSGAIKIDGVELKEIDKKWIRKNIGLVLQETFLFAKNVKENIGITKKTLDDRDIFTAAKTASIHEGILNFKEGYNTQVGEKGVSLSGGQKQRIAIARTIINNHKILIFDDSLSAVDIETDASIRQELKKKHDSSTTIIISHRISSIMDSDKIMVLEDGKITDYGTHNQLKNRDGLYKRILKIQEDGMKEGV, from the coding sequence ATGAATTATTTAAACAAAATCTATACTTATACAATGGGATACCGCAGAGTTTATTTACTTTCCACTCTTACTGTTCTTGGAGCTACTATATTTTCTCTGCTTAATCCCCTTATCATTAAATATACAGTAGATATCATCATACAAAATTCTGATCTATCCAACTCTTTTTTTGAGAGATCTATGGATTTTTTTATAGGAAAAAGTCTTTTAAATGCATGTATCCTTATAATTTTTATTGCTATTTTCCAAGGTGGCTGCACATATTTTAAAGGAAAGTTATCCAGCATAGCCTCTGAAGGGATGGCAAAGACTATCAAAGATAAATTGTATACCCAACTTCAAAATGTCAAATACAGCTATTTTAATGATACTGAAACAGGAGACCTTCTCCAAAGGTGTACTTCTGACGTTGAGACAATTCGAAAATTTTTAGCCATACAATTAGTTGAAGTTGTAAATATAATTTTAATGATTACAATCATTTTTTTCACACTGATCAATTTAAATTTAAAACTTTCTATCATCGTTCTGTCTATAGTCCCGTTGATGTTTATATTCTCATTATATTTTTTTATTGTAGTAAAAAAACATTTTAAAGTTTCCGATGAGGCTGAAGCTAAATTATCGACCATCCTTCAGGAGAATATCCATGGTGTCCGGGTAGTAAAAGCCTTTGCTAGTGAGGATTTAGAGATAAAAAAATTTCAACGTTCCAATAAACATTATAGTGATGTCACCTACAAACTCATCCAGTTATTTGCCTACTATTGGCCTGTCTCGTCATTTTTTTCCTTTATACAGATGGGATTAGTCCTATTTTTAGGTATTAGATGGGCTGTCAGCGGCACCATTACTATTGGTACTGTAATTGCTTTTGGAATGTATGTATGGCAGTTAGAGTTCCCAGTGAGAAATTTAGGTCGGGTACTCAGTGATTTTGGTAAGGCTGCTATCTCATTTGAGAGGATAGAGGAGATCTTAGACAGTGAAACTGACTTTAATGGTGAACAAGACTTAAAGAAACCCAAAATTAAAGGGAAGATAGTTTTTGAAGACGTTAAATTTTCTTATGGAGATAAACCGATATTAAATGGAGTTTCCTTTAATTTAGATAGCGGGGAGACCTTAGGTATCTTAGGACCAACAGGGAGTGGAAAATCATCCCTTATCCACCTTATCACAAGGTTATACGACTATGACAGCGGTGCCATAAAGATTGATGGTGTAGAGCTAAAGGAGATAGATAAAAAATGGATCAGAAAAAATATTGGACTGGTTCTGCAGGAAACATTTCTTTTTGCAAAAAATGTCAAAGAGAATATCGGAATCACTAAAAAAACTTTAGATGACCGTGATATTTTTACTGCAGCTAAAACTGCATCTATCCATGAGGGGATTTTAAATTTTAAAGAGGGATACAACACTCAGGTAGGAGAAAAAGGTGTTTCCCTCTCTGGAGGTCAAAAACAAAGGATAGCCATAGCTAGAACAATCATTAATAACCATAAGATATTGATCTTTGATGATTCTCTCAGTGCAGTAGATATAGAAACAGATGCTTCAATCAGACAGGAATTAAAGAAAAAACATGATTCTTCAACAACAATAATCATCTCTCATAGGATATCTTCGATAATGGACTCCGATAAAATAATGGTCCTAGAGGATGGTAAAATTACTGACTATGGAACTCACAATCAGTTAAAAAATAGGGATGGGCTCTACAAACGAATTTTAAAGATCCAAGAGGATGGAATGAAGGAAGGGGTTTAA